One genomic window of Vagococcus sp. CY52-2 includes the following:
- a CDS encoding siphovirus Gp157 family protein: protein MANLYELTSNYKYVLDLADELDEQTLKDTLDSIKEPLEEKVDNTARLIKAMENDVKAFKEEETRIKQRRQAIENNIKRIKERLQYDLENNELDKIEGKTFKVSVQNNPVSVKIVDEKMIPKGYFVEQEPKLNKKELLEDMKRGEEIFGAELQQTRSIRIR, encoded by the coding sequence ATGGCGAATCTATATGAGCTAACAAGCAATTACAAATACGTTCTTGATTTGGCTGACGAACTAGACGAACAAACGTTAAAAGACACGTTAGATTCTATTAAAGAACCGCTAGAGGAAAAGGTTGATAACACAGCTAGATTAATCAAAGCGATGGAAAACGATGTCAAAGCATTCAAAGAAGAAGAGACACGAATTAAGCAACGTAGACAGGCAATTGAAAACAACATCAAACGTATTAAGGAACGTCTACAGTACGACTTAGAGAATAATGAACTCGATAAAATTGAAGGTAAGACGTTTAAAGTTAGCGTTCAAAACAATCCAGTTTCAGTGAAAATAGTAGATGAAAAAATGATTCCTAAAGGTTACTTCGTTGAGCAGGAGCCGAAGTTAAATAAAAAAGAATTATTAGAAGATATGAAACGTGGTGAAGAAATATTTGGAGCAGAATTGCAACAGACACGATCAATAAGAATTAGATAA
- a CDS encoding AAA family ATPase gives MALNIVSSENIADKKGTYLLYGAPGKGKTTTIKFLPGKTLVLDVDRTSHVLKGSSDIDIIYIDNIDTWNDWGATLTELVKNYKGKYDNIVVDNITELERCILSSLGAVGKNNGVPSQGDYQYMQFKLVNSLRYLKSLNSNIFFLAWEELDLFQDYDGSQYSIVLPQINRRIRNNILGLCDVVGRLIVKEDGERGYILTASNSTYAKNQLDDRPGCKQNELIIHETI, from the coding sequence ATGGCATTAAATATAGTCAGTTCTGAAAACATAGCAGATAAAAAAGGAACTTATTTATTATATGGTGCACCAGGAAAAGGGAAAACGACCACTATTAAATTTTTACCAGGTAAAACATTAGTGCTTGATGTCGATAGAACATCACACGTTTTAAAAGGTTCGTCAGACATCGACATTATATATATCGATAATATCGATACATGGAATGACTGGGGAGCAACATTAACGGAATTAGTTAAAAACTACAAAGGTAAATACGATAATATAGTCGTGGATAATATTACAGAATTAGAACGTTGCATACTTTCTAGTCTAGGAGCAGTAGGAAAAAATAACGGTGTCCCATCACAAGGTGATTATCAATATATGCAATTTAAATTAGTTAACAGTTTGCGATATTTAAAATCGTTAAATTCAAATATATTTTTCCTAGCTTGGGAAGAACTTGATTTATTTCAAGATTACGACGGAAGTCAATATTCAATTGTTCTTCCACAAATTAACAGACGGATTAGAAATAATATTCTCGGTTTATGTGATGTCGTTGGTCGGCTAATCGTTAAAGAAGATGGTGAACGTGGGTATATCTTAACAGCTAGCAACTCAACTTATGCGAAAAACCAACTAGATGATAGACCAGGATGTAAACAAAACGAGTTGATTATTCATGAAACTATATGA
- a CDS encoding helix-turn-helix transcriptional regulator, producing the protein MQINLIYIRKQKYRMTQKEFAEMLGMSFDTYSKKERGDYPFTSDEMFDISEKLDMPIGKIFSKRTHQFGNKKKQEV; encoded by the coding sequence ATGCAAATAAATTTAATTTATATTAGAAAACAGAAATATCGCATGACTCAAAAAGAGTTCGCTGAAATGCTTGGAATGTCGTTTGATACATATTCTAAAAAAGAACGTGGCGATTATCCGTTTACTAGCGATGAGATGTTTGATATATCTGAAAAATTAGATATGCCAATAGGTAAAATTTTTTCGAAAAGAACGCACCAATTTGGTAACAAGAAAAAACAGGAGGTTTAA